The stretch of DNA TGGAGGGGAAAAACTTTGGAAACGGTAAAACCATAAAACAGACAAGCATAAATAATTATCATTCAACCCATTAAAGTATCAAAACAATGAAAAAAGAAGATTTATCACTAATCAAACGATATTCCATCGTGGAATATCTCGAAAGGAAAGGCATTAGGCCTGTCCGTAAAACATCTACCTATGTCATGTATCGCTCACCACTCAGGGAGGAAACTCATCCGAGTTTCAAGGTGGACACGGAAAAGAACCTTTGGATAGACTATGCCGAAGGCAGGGGCGGAAGTATCATCGACCTTTGTATACGCTTGGAAGGCTGCACGCTCTCGGAAGCCATCTGCCGTTTGGGGCAGAACGCTTTAGAGCATACAGCGTACTGCTCCTGTTCTTCAAAGAGAGAAACATCTATCAGTCCAAATCAAAGAAAGGATATAACAGCAAGCGGAACAAGGAGACTGACAAGCATCTCAGACACCTTGCCGCCGCACCTGCAGGAGTATCTCAAAAAGGAACGCTGTATTGATTTAGAAAAGGCAACACCCTTTCTCAAATGTATCAGCTACGAGGTAAGGGAAAGAAGATATGAAGCCA from Prevotella scopos JCM 17725 encodes:
- a CDS encoding toprim domain-containing protein gives rise to the protein MKKEDLSLIKRYSIVEYLERKGIRPVRKTSTYVMYRSPLREETHPSFKVDTEKNLWIDYAEGRGGSIIDLCIRLEGCTLSEAICRLGQNALEHTAYCSCSSKRETSISPNQRKDITASGTRRLTSISDTLPPHLQEYLKKERCIDLEKATPFLKCISYEVRERRYEAIGFANSSGGYELRDNHLFKGTIAPKDITPIFEDKAQPVCLFEGFMDFLSFLSMKEEVTNQCLVMNSVSNVVRSIHYLNKRNITSVRAFLDNDDAGRKAVQEFVNTGFKVEDMAVYYRDFKDLNEFHVSRVREQQKKLEKTPNTSNKRKQVKLKIR